Proteins encoded by one window of Pseudonocardia sp. HH130629-09:
- a CDS encoding TetR/AcrR family transcriptional regulator: MNASRTARERARAELVAEITAAARRQLAATGAAALSMRAVSREIGMVSSALHRYFPTRDDLLTALIVQAYDALTDAVGAADPGTGPAVHWRAVAHAVRDWALAHPHEYALIYGSPVPGYRAQTDTVPVAARVLQPFARALTAAHTAGTLPAAPDPDPALADDAAGIRAALDAPDLPDGTVLAALTAWTGLFGHVSFELFGQFDNAVEDRDALFAGTVERLGRVAGLI; encoded by the coding sequence GTGAACGCCTCCCGCACCGCCCGCGAACGGGCCCGGGCCGAGCTCGTCGCCGAGATCACCGCGGCCGCCCGCCGCCAGCTGGCCGCGACCGGCGCGGCCGCGCTGTCCATGCGCGCCGTGTCCCGTGAGATCGGGATGGTGTCCTCGGCCCTGCACCGCTACTTCCCGACCCGCGACGACCTGCTCACCGCACTGATCGTGCAGGCCTACGACGCGCTCACCGACGCCGTCGGCGCGGCGGACCCCGGCACCGGCCCGGCCGTGCACTGGCGCGCCGTCGCGCACGCCGTGCGGGACTGGGCGCTCGCCCACCCCCACGAGTACGCGTTGATCTACGGCTCCCCCGTGCCCGGGTACCGCGCGCAGACCGACACCGTCCCGGTCGCGGCCCGGGTCCTGCAGCCGTTCGCCCGGGCCCTGACCGCCGCGCACACCGCGGGCACCCTCCCCGCGGCACCGGACCCGGACCCCGCGCTCGCCGACGACGCCGCCGGCATCCGGGCCGCGCTGGACGCCCCGGACCTGCCCGACGGCACCGTGCTCGCCGCGCTCACCGCCTGGACCGGCCTGTTCGGGCACGTCTCGTTCGAGCTGTTCGGCCAGTTCGACAACGCCGTCGAGGACCGCGACGCCCTGTTCGCCGGCACCGTCGAACGACTCGGCCGGGTCGCCGGACTGATCTGA
- a CDS encoding SRPBCC family protein, with protein sequence MNDTGSRAGEVVRGADGRAVLRFRRTHTEPVADVWSAVTDPDRCARWFGRWSGDGRPGGTVELVLTSDVDGGGPPSTVLVRDCEPPHRLVVDIREGDGEPWELSVALTPDGDGTVLVFEQVLPEGFSPTDAGPGWHWYLDRLAAVLAGTPMPDWEATLAATAPHYRG encoded by the coding sequence GTGAACGACACCGGAAGCCGTGCCGGGGAGGTGGTCCGCGGCGCAGACGGGCGTGCCGTGCTGCGGTTCCGCCGCACCCACACCGAGCCCGTCGCCGACGTATGGTCGGCGGTGACCGACCCGGACCGCTGCGCGCGGTGGTTCGGCCGGTGGAGCGGCGACGGGCGGCCCGGCGGAACCGTCGAGCTCGTCCTGACCAGCGACGTGGACGGCGGCGGCCCTCCGTCCACCGTGCTCGTCCGCGACTGCGAGCCCCCGCACCGTCTGGTCGTCGACATCCGGGAGGGCGACGGCGAGCCGTGGGAGCTGTCGGTGGCCCTCACCCCCGACGGAGACGGCACCGTGCTCGTGTTCGAGCAGGTGCTGCCCGAGGGGTTCTCCCCGACCGACGCCGGACCGGGCTGGCACTGGTACCTCGACCGGCTCGCCGCCGTCCTGGCCGGGACGCCGATGCCGGACTGGGAGGCGACCCTCGCGGCGACGGCGCCGCACTACCGGGGCTGA
- a CDS encoding tetratricopeptide repeat protein, with protein sequence MRIDALSWMTGTEAGPADRWEHAGYLFDSGDPAGAATVLAELVAEQPEATAVRLLLARAYYHSAQLGRAETELRELVEREPADGYAHLLLGRTLQRRSRHDEAAPHLRLAEAMGVSAG encoded by the coding sequence ATGAGGATCGACGCGCTGTCCTGGATGACCGGGACGGAAGCAGGGCCCGCCGACCGGTGGGAGCACGCCGGGTACCTGTTCGACTCCGGCGACCCCGCGGGGGCTGCGACGGTGCTCGCCGAGCTCGTCGCCGAGCAGCCCGAGGCCACCGCGGTCCGACTGCTGCTGGCCCGCGCGTACTACCACTCCGCGCAGCTCGGCCGGGCCGAGACCGAGCTCCGCGAGCTGGTGGAGCGCGAGCCCGCCGACGGCTACGCCCACCTGCTCCTGGGGCGCACCCTGCAGCGCCGTTCGCGTCACGACGAGGCCGCGCCGCACCTGCGGCTGGCCGAGGCGATGGGCGTCAGCGCCGGGTGA
- a CDS encoding HTTM domain-containing protein gives MLRIPDTLPARPLAGYRVLVGLVAGAKALELGASPLLGTRAGPLFGAGPVVPAPVWLALGAVMGLAALALVVGWNARVAALVVASCTAGFVWGAGYYSNHTYLLFTVAVLLSFTDSDAAWSVRSWRDQGTGRVWAAPVLVLRAQITIVYVYAALSKIRPDFLSGNGLASWAWDSVLVPAAILTPLFLVPMAFGAVLTELFVAFGLWSSRLRPVAVVAGLGLHLGMIVMLSDGVHAAVELGLFATLTCGGYLLFVDRVPVVDGLTGPVVVPRQRRSEPALPSTVTRR, from the coding sequence GTGCTGAGGATCCCCGACACGCTCCCCGCACGGCCGCTGGCCGGGTACCGCGTCCTGGTCGGGCTCGTCGCCGGGGCGAAGGCGCTGGAGCTCGGCGCGAGCCCGCTGCTCGGGACCCGGGCCGGGCCGCTGTTCGGGGCCGGCCCGGTGGTGCCCGCACCGGTCTGGCTCGCACTCGGCGCGGTGATGGGGCTGGCGGCGCTGGCCCTCGTCGTCGGGTGGAACGCGCGGGTGGCGGCCCTGGTGGTCGCGTCGTGCACCGCGGGCTTCGTCTGGGGCGCGGGCTACTACTCCAACCACACCTACCTGCTGTTCACCGTGGCGGTGCTGCTGTCGTTCACCGACTCCGACGCCGCCTGGTCTGTCCGCTCGTGGCGTGACCAGGGGACCGGCCGGGTGTGGGCGGCGCCGGTCCTGGTGCTGCGGGCGCAGATCACGATCGTCTACGTCTACGCCGCGCTCTCGAAGATCCGCCCGGACTTCCTGTCCGGCAACGGGCTGGCGTCCTGGGCATGGGACTCGGTGCTGGTCCCGGCGGCGATCCTGACCCCGCTGTTCCTGGTGCCGATGGCCTTCGGTGCGGTGCTCACCGAGCTGTTCGTGGCGTTCGGCCTGTGGTCGTCGCGGCTGCGGCCGGTCGCCGTCGTCGCCGGGCTCGGGCTGCACCTCGGCATGATCGTGATGCTGTCCGACGGGGTGCACGCCGCGGTCGAGCTCGGGCTGTTCGCCACCCTCACCTGCGGCGGCTACCTGCTGTTCGTCGACCGTGTCCCGGTCGTCGACGGGCTCACCGGCCCGGTCGTGGTGCCCCGGCAGCGCCGGTCGGAACCGGCGCTGCCGAGCACGGTCACCCGGCGCTGA
- a CDS encoding acyl-CoA dehydrogenase family protein, which produces MPVTLTEEQAALATAIGEFCRREVGSKERRDELTDGGRHAHSDELYRKMAELGWVGIAAPEAYGGAGQGMRELLVFLEETAYGQAPIAGFGTTAITAAAIEKFGTADQKQELLGGMCRGNVLAISMSEPEAGSDVGGLKCKATKTESGWRIDGQKTWCSNAHIASHILLVARTSTEGGKHDGLTMFVVPADAAGLTVRGIETMGGKEVNDLYFDACELPADAVVGTEGQGWRQLMAGLNLERMMLAGLMLGLARRAFDDTVAYVKERKQFGRPVGTFQALRHRIADNATELEATRLLVHDTARVIDEAPAGALFPREASMAKLKATELAKHLSLEGMQMLGGYGYATEYGMERLLRQSVVSTVYGGTSEIQRDIIGKSYGL; this is translated from the coding sequence ATGCCCGTCACCCTGACCGAGGAGCAGGCCGCCCTGGCCACCGCGATCGGTGAGTTCTGCCGCCGCGAGGTCGGCTCCAAGGAGCGCCGCGACGAGCTGACCGACGGCGGCCGGCACGCCCACTCCGACGAGCTGTACCGGAAGATGGCCGAGCTGGGCTGGGTCGGCATCGCGGCCCCGGAGGCCTACGGCGGCGCGGGCCAGGGCATGCGCGAGCTGCTCGTGTTCCTGGAGGAGACCGCCTACGGCCAGGCTCCCATCGCCGGCTTCGGCACGACCGCCATCACCGCGGCCGCGATCGAGAAGTTCGGCACCGCGGACCAGAAGCAGGAGCTGCTCGGCGGGATGTGCCGGGGCAACGTCCTGGCGATCTCGATGTCCGAGCCCGAGGCCGGCTCCGACGTCGGCGGCCTGAAGTGCAAGGCGACCAAGACCGAGAGCGGCTGGCGGATCGACGGGCAGAAGACCTGGTGCTCCAACGCGCACATCGCGTCGCACATCCTGCTGGTCGCCCGCACCTCCACCGAGGGCGGCAAGCACGACGGCCTCACCATGTTCGTCGTTCCCGCAGACGCCGCGGGGCTGACCGTGCGCGGCATCGAGACGATGGGCGGCAAGGAGGTCAACGACCTCTACTTCGACGCCTGTGAGCTGCCCGCCGACGCCGTCGTCGGCACCGAGGGGCAGGGCTGGCGCCAGCTCATGGCCGGCCTGAACCTGGAGCGGATGATGCTCGCCGGGCTGATGCTCGGGCTTGCCCGCCGCGCCTTCGACGACACCGTCGCCTACGTCAAGGAGCGCAAGCAGTTCGGCCGTCCGGTCGGCACCTTCCAGGCGCTGCGCCACCGCATCGCCGACAACGCCACCGAGCTGGAGGCGACCCGGCTCCTGGTGCACGACACCGCGCGGGTGATCGACGAGGCCCCGGCCGGAGCGCTGTTCCCGCGCGAGGCCTCGATGGCCAAGCTCAAGGCCACCGAACTCGCCAAGCACCTGTCCCTGGAGGGGATGCAGATGCTCGGCGGCTACGGCTACGCCACCGAGTACGGCATGGAGCGGCTGCTGCGCCAGAGCGTGGTCTCGACGGTGTACGGCGGAACCAGCGAGATCCAGCGCGACATCATCGGCAAGTCCTACGGGCTGTAG
- a CDS encoding GntR family transcriptional regulator, translating to MDDGRPLFAQIAEDIASAVVDGTYPEETQVPSSNELAAFHRINPATAAKGLNQLVAQGVLYKRRGIGMFVAVGARSRLLESRREDFARQYIAPLVTEARKLGIDPEQLKKMIDVWGDDR from the coding sequence ATCGACGACGGCCGCCCGCTGTTCGCGCAGATCGCGGAGGACATCGCGTCCGCCGTGGTGGACGGGACCTACCCGGAGGAGACCCAGGTGCCGTCCAGCAACGAGCTCGCCGCCTTCCACCGGATCAACCCGGCCACCGCGGCGAAGGGTCTCAACCAGCTGGTCGCGCAGGGCGTGCTCTACAAGAGACGGGGGATCGGCATGTTCGTCGCCGTGGGGGCACGGTCCCGGCTGCTGGAGAGCCGCCGCGAGGACTTCGCCCGGCAGTACATCGCTCCGCTGGTCACCGAGGCCCGCAAGCTCGGCATCGACCCCGAGCAGCTCAAGAAGATGATCGACGTCTGGGGGGACGACCGATGA
- a CDS encoding GntR family transcriptional regulator codes for MSTADSVLDLSPGRTPQLPDRIALVLRDRILSGELRPGTFLRMDRIAADLGVSHTPVREALQSLRAEDMVHAVPRRGFVVAELTRDDVADLFEVQADLTGTLAARAARRLSPADLAPLRELADRIARLCERTPETHDPAELDPLVSAEHRLHAEINQSAGSRKLAWLVGRSSHYLPAHFYTGSPAWRTGAVDAHVVLLDALGAADPDAAQAAMRRHVLDGRDLLLAHLDRTGMWTHHDEGVI; via the coding sequence GTGTCGACGGCCGACTCCGTGCTCGACCTCTCACCGGGTCGCACCCCCCAGCTGCCCGACCGGATCGCGCTCGTCCTGCGGGACCGCATCCTGTCCGGCGAGCTCCGACCGGGCACCTTCCTGCGGATGGACCGGATCGCCGCCGACCTCGGCGTCAGCCACACCCCGGTCCGCGAGGCGCTCCAGTCGCTGCGCGCCGAGGACATGGTCCACGCGGTGCCGCGGCGCGGGTTCGTCGTCGCCGAGCTGACCCGCGACGACGTCGCGGATCTGTTCGAAGTGCAGGCCGACCTGACCGGGACGCTGGCCGCGCGTGCCGCGCGACGACTGTCCCCCGCCGACCTCGCACCGCTGCGCGAGCTCGCCGACCGGATCGCCCGGCTGTGCGAACGCACCCCCGAGACCCACGACCCGGCCGAGCTGGACCCGCTGGTGTCGGCCGAACACCGGCTGCACGCCGAGATCAACCAGTCGGCGGGGTCGCGCAAGCTCGCCTGGCTGGTGGGGCGCTCGTCGCACTACCTGCCGGCGCACTTCTACACCGGTTCGCCCGCCTGGCGGACCGGCGCGGTCGACGCGCACGTCGTCCTGCTGGACGCACTGGGCGCCGCCGACCCGGACGCGGCGCAGGCTGCGATGCGCCGCCACGTCCTCGACGGCCGCGACCTGTTGCTCGCACACCTGGACCGCACCGGAATGTGGACCCACCACGACGAAGGAGTCATCTGA
- a CDS encoding VOC family protein yields the protein MGPAIERPAVTGLHHVSAAVTDVESSALWYQRVLGLQRLPMTFPHHDAADGASEKAALLLDAATGMMIELHAPAVGDGGRARVALGHLAFGVADRATLDAWEAWLDALTVPHGGVVDRTDPTGYATLEFRDPDGIALEFIHFPGRG from the coding sequence ATGGGCCCGGCCATCGAACGACCGGCGGTGACCGGCCTCCACCACGTCTCGGCGGCCGTCACCGATGTCGAGTCCAGTGCGCTCTGGTACCAGCGCGTGCTCGGGCTGCAACGGCTGCCGATGACCTTCCCGCACCACGACGCCGCAGACGGGGCATCGGAGAAGGCGGCGCTGCTCCTGGACGCCGCGACCGGGATGATGATCGAGCTGCACGCCCCGGCCGTCGGTGACGGCGGGCGGGCCCGCGTCGCGCTCGGCCACCTTGCGTTCGGCGTCGCCGACCGGGCGACCCTCGATGCGTGGGAGGCCTGGCTGGACGCCCTCACGGTGCCGCACGGCGGGGTCGTCGACCGGACCGACCCGACCGGCTACGCGACGCTGGAGTTCCGCGACCCGGACGGCATCGCGCTGGAGTTCATCCACTTCCCCGGCCGCGGATAG
- a CDS encoding class I SAM-dependent methyltransferase, with amino-acid sequence MDDDPIARLERLAGPEGTALLERLAAADRGGDAALRLGSALRREHDAGLVADAMAQAGLRDRAARKFARASQMWFTRAGLEQASSEAVARHRAARFAGRAVVDLCCGIGGDLVALVTAGHDVTGVDLDPVHLWMAARNAAVHGGRARTVRGDVREADLSGADGVFVDPARRAGGARMRTGESEPPLDWCLGLARRVGAVGIKAAPGIDHDTVPPGWEIEFLALGRELKEACAWSPALAGTRTRATVVDDDGLHDLHGEPDPPDGDTGIAVGEPGGWLLDPNPAVTRAGLVSALARLTGTSRIDPRIAFLTGDDEPPATPFARPLRVLDSRPWDQKRLPRLLRDLDVGAVDVRRRGLAGDVEAIARKLRGRGSRHATVVMTRVDDRPWGLVCVAP; translated from the coding sequence GTGGACGACGATCCGATCGCCCGGCTGGAGCGGCTCGCCGGGCCGGAGGGCACCGCTCTGCTGGAGCGGCTCGCCGCCGCCGACCGGGGCGGCGACGCCGCGCTCCGCCTGGGGAGCGCGCTGCGCCGCGAGCACGACGCCGGTCTCGTCGCCGACGCGATGGCCCAGGCCGGGCTGCGCGACCGGGCGGCCCGCAAGTTCGCCCGGGCGTCGCAGATGTGGTTCACCCGCGCCGGGCTGGAGCAGGCATCGTCGGAGGCGGTCGCCCGGCACCGCGCCGCCCGCTTCGCCGGGCGCGCGGTCGTCGACCTGTGCTGCGGGATCGGCGGCGACCTGGTCGCACTGGTCACCGCGGGCCACGACGTCACCGGCGTCGACCTCGACCCGGTGCACCTGTGGATGGCCGCCCGCAACGCCGCCGTGCACGGCGGCCGGGCCCGGACGGTGCGGGGCGACGTCCGCGAGGCCGACCTGTCCGGCGCCGACGGCGTGTTCGTCGACCCGGCCCGGCGGGCCGGCGGCGCCCGGATGCGGACCGGGGAGTCCGAGCCGCCGCTGGACTGGTGCCTCGGGCTCGCCCGCCGGGTCGGCGCCGTCGGGATCAAGGCGGCCCCGGGCATCGACCACGACACCGTCCCGCCCGGCTGGGAGATCGAGTTCCTGGCCCTCGGGCGTGAGCTGAAGGAGGCATGCGCCTGGTCCCCCGCGCTCGCCGGGACCCGCACTCGCGCCACCGTCGTCGACGACGACGGCCTGCACGACCTGCACGGCGAGCCCGACCCGCCGGACGGGGACACCGGGATCGCCGTCGGCGAGCCGGGGGGCTGGCTGCTCGACCCCAACCCGGCCGTCACCCGGGCCGGGCTCGTGTCGGCACTGGCCCGGCTCACCGGGACGTCCCGGATCGACCCCCGGATCGCGTTCCTGACCGGCGACGACGAGCCACCGGCCACCCCGTTCGCACGACCGCTGCGGGTGCTCGACTCGCGCCCGTGGGACCAGAAGCGGTTGCCCCGGCTGCTGCGCGACCTCGACGTCGGCGCGGTCGACGTGCGCCGCCGGGGCCTCGCCGGTGACGTCGAGGCGATCGCCCGGAAGCTGCGGGGCCGCGGGTCGCGGCACGCGACCGTCGTGATGACCCGCGTCGACGACCGGCCCTGGGGCCTGGTCTGCGTGGCCCCCTGA
- a CDS encoding glycosyltransferase, translating to MATTPDVPTWVGELDRLAPARDLDVDPRFAAARLLVTVGGTPQGQVTVPLSGGRATAAELALAVGGLPAADTVAAAPSATDPVTVVVATRNRPESLARCLRAVLASDHPALSVVVVDNDPDDERTELVVRAAGSDRVRYVREPRRGASIGRNRGLAEARTEIVAFTDDDTEVDPAWASRIAGAFAADPELACVSGPVLAARLASPEERAADVALAWNKGFTPRRFTLAEPPADSPIFPFAPGLFGIGANLAVRASAARAVGGFDEAMGPGTPTHGGEDCEFLVRTILAGHVLGYAPGAYLWHHHRPDQAALRKQMEGYAVGLGSFLAKVALSPQGRSVALRRLPAAVARLRHISDREAGAGDAMPDSGLVERGSRLARGGWAYLQRSREVRRNGGAVPPMRLPERSALVPAHIRRAAEAARVRAEAAAHVGPTAVPAPRPDQQAEADDDRGAAELARNSAA from the coding sequence ATGGCGACGACTCCCGACGTACCGACCTGGGTGGGTGAGCTCGACCGGCTCGCCCCGGCCCGCGACCTCGATGTCGATCCGCGGTTCGCCGCGGCACGGCTGCTGGTCACCGTCGGTGGCACCCCGCAGGGCCAGGTCACGGTGCCGCTGAGCGGCGGCCGGGCGACGGCCGCGGAGCTCGCGCTCGCCGTGGGCGGGCTGCCCGCGGCCGACACCGTCGCCGCCGCGCCGTCCGCGACCGACCCGGTCACCGTGGTCGTCGCGACGCGCAACCGCCCCGAGTCGCTGGCCCGCTGCCTGCGCGCGGTCCTAGCCTCCGACCACCCGGCGCTGTCGGTCGTCGTCGTCGACAACGACCCGGACGATGAGCGGACCGAGCTGGTCGTGCGTGCCGCGGGCTCCGACCGGGTCCGCTACGTCCGCGAGCCGCGCCGCGGCGCGTCCATCGGGCGCAACCGCGGACTCGCCGAGGCCCGCACCGAGATCGTCGCCTTCACCGACGACGACACCGAGGTCGACCCCGCCTGGGCCTCCCGCATCGCCGGCGCCTTCGCCGCCGACCCCGAACTCGCCTGCGTCTCCGGCCCCGTCCTGGCCGCCCGCCTCGCCAGCCCCGAGGAACGCGCCGCCGACGTCGCCCTGGCCTGGAACAAGGGCTTCACCCCCCGCCGGTTCACCCTCGCCGAACCCCCCGCGGACTCCCCGATCTTCCCCTTCGCCCCCGGCCTGTTCGGCATCGGCGCCAACCTCGCCGTCCGCGCAAGCGCCGCCCGCGCCGTCGGCGGCTTCGACGAGGCCATGGGCCCCGGCACCCCCACCCACGGCGGCGAGGACTGCGAGTTCCTCGTCCGCACGATCCTCGCCGGCCACGTCCTGGGCTACGCACCCGGCGCCTACCTGTGGCACCACCACCGCCCCGACCAGGCCGCCCTGCGCAAGCAGATGGAGGGCTACGCCGTCGGGCTGGGCAGTTTCCTGGCCAAGGTGGCGCTGTCCCCGCAGGGCCGGTCGGTCGCACTGCGCCGACTCCCGGCCGCGGTCGCCCGGCTGCGCCACATCTCCGACCGCGAGGCCGGCGCCGGCGACGCGATGCCCGACAGCGGGTTGGTCGAGCGCGGCAGCCGGCTCGCCCGTGGCGGTTGGGCCTACCTGCAGCGGTCCCGTGAGGTGCGCCGCAACGGTGGCGCGGTGCCGCCGATGCGGCTGCCCGAGCGGTCCGCGCTCGTCCCGGCGCACATCCGCCGTGCCGCCGAGGCCGCGCGGGTCCGCGCGGAGGCGGCGGCCCACGTCGGTCCGACGGCCGTCCCCGCCCCGCGTCCCGACCAGCAGGCCGAGGCGGACGACGACCGCGGGGCCGCGGAGCTCGCCCGGAACTCCGCGGCCTGA
- a CDS encoding family 16 glycosylhydrolase: MFTGGVVTLTGGATASAAAAPTVSGVAAPAPEARAPNVPTGPTATPPGAPAFPVDSAPRSLSAAGGTGADGSVATTAGTSGSAGRGSDGSFDAAPVAARPAGPGAASPGASAQVGAVTPGPVDEGPDTGETGPVEQPAADPAARRAGTEPAGSGPRPAAPGEAPPRPTAGPAEDPGGTGPADVLPQGPRAAPADGPVPGPADGSAGPAEEPAGPAEEPAGPAEEPADPSAAAPTDPTAVEPADPSARPADQSRPRPGATTAAERFGWGTPLPASDEFDYTGPPDPAKWNQAGECWPGHAGNGGRCASRSTVQDGKLVQTGLRNGDSAWISSKFNQQYGRWEARVRSEGTGPDNGRQYHPLLIIWPQSDRWPQDGEYDFLENGAPGEPCAEAFIHYPHGRGAVQQEYAEERDCGAPLSEWHNVAIEWTPDHVKGFIDGKEWFSFSDGARSGRRNIQAMPSGHLTIQLDNFFGGNMQPATYEVDWVRIYSLDPK, translated from the coding sequence ATGTTCACCGGAGGGGTCGTGACCCTCACCGGTGGTGCGACGGCCTCCGCTGCTGCGGCACCCACGGTGTCCGGCGTCGCCGCGCCGGCGCCGGAGGCGAGGGCACCGAACGTGCCCACCGGCCCGACGGCCACCCCACCGGGGGCTCCGGCGTTCCCGGTCGACTCCGCTCCGCGGTCGTTGTCGGCCGCCGGCGGGACGGGTGCCGACGGGAGCGTGGCGACGACCGCCGGCACGTCGGGGAGCGCCGGGCGGGGGAGCGACGGCTCGTTCGACGCCGCCCCCGTCGCGGCCCGGCCTGCCGGTCCCGGCGCCGCGTCGCCGGGTGCGTCCGCGCAGGTCGGGGCGGTGACACCCGGGCCGGTCGACGAGGGCCCGGACACCGGGGAGACTGGTCCCGTGGAACAGCCCGCCGCCGATCCCGCCGCCCGGCGGGCCGGCACGGAGCCCGCGGGGTCCGGACCCCGGCCCGCGGCGCCCGGGGAGGCGCCCCCGCGCCCCACCGCCGGCCCCGCCGAGGATCCGGGCGGGACCGGTCCCGCCGACGTGCTGCCCCAGGGGCCGCGCGCCGCTCCGGCCGACGGCCCGGTGCCGGGACCGGCCGACGGGTCCGCGGGCCCGGCGGAGGAGCCCGCGGGCCCGGCGGAGGAGCCCGCGGGCCCGGCGGAGGAGCCCGCCGACCCCTCGGCCGCTGCCCCGACCGACCCCACGGCGGTCGAACCCGCCGATCCCTCGGCCCGGCCGGCAGACCAGAGCCGGCCCCGCCCCGGCGCCACCACCGCGGCCGAGCGCTTCGGCTGGGGCACGCCCCTCCCGGCCTCGGACGAGTTCGACTACACCGGCCCGCCCGACCCGGCGAAGTGGAACCAGGCGGGCGAGTGCTGGCCCGGTCACGCCGGCAACGGCGGCCGCTGCGCCAGCCGGTCCACCGTGCAGGACGGCAAGCTCGTCCAGACCGGGCTCCGCAACGGCGACTCGGCCTGGATCTCGTCGAAGTTCAACCAGCAGTACGGCCGCTGGGAGGCCCGCGTCCGCTCTGAGGGCACCGGGCCGGACAACGGCAGGCAGTACCACCCGCTGCTGATCATCTGGCCGCAGTCGGACCGCTGGCCCCAGGACGGCGAGTACGACTTCCTCGAGAACGGCGCCCCGGGCGAGCCGTGCGCCGAGGCGTTCATCCACTACCCGCACGGGCGCGGCGCGGTGCAGCAGGAGTACGCCGAGGAGCGGGACTGCGGCGCCCCGCTGAGCGAGTGGCACAACGTCGCGATCGAGTGGACGCCCGACCACGTGAAGGGCTTCATCGACGGCAAGGAGTGGTTCTCCTTCTCCGACGGGGCCCGGTCCGGCCGCAGGAACATCCAGGCCATGCCGAGCGGGCACCTGACGATCCAGCTCGACAACTTCTTCGGTGGCAACATGCAGCCGGCGACCTACGAGGTGGACTGGGTCCGGATCTACTCCCTCGACCCGAAGTGA
- a CDS encoding ABC transporter ATP-binding protein: MSTDVIAMHGVTKRYGDVTALDDVTFALEENRIHGLLGRNGAGKTTAMQILTAQNFATSGRAEIFGEQPYENARVLARTCFIRESLKYPDEYRVHHALRAAASVYPQWDHAFADRLVGEFGLPLTRICKKLSRGQRSAVGVIIGLASRAPLTFFDEPYLGLDAVARQMFYDHLLADFAEHPRTVVLSTHLIDEVSDLIEHVVLIDRGRVLIDEEAERLRGRAVTVSGPAESVERFARGHTELHREQLGGFLRLTLAGVDADPGGTAGSGLRFEPVSLQQLVVRTTQHSAAPDAGVAEEVLS; encoded by the coding sequence ATGAGCACCGACGTGATCGCCATGCACGGCGTCACGAAGCGCTACGGCGACGTGACCGCGCTCGACGACGTGACGTTCGCGCTGGAGGAGAACCGCATCCACGGGCTGCTCGGCCGCAACGGCGCCGGCAAGACCACCGCGATGCAGATCCTCACCGCACAGAACTTCGCGACCTCCGGGCGCGCCGAGATCTTCGGCGAGCAGCCCTACGAGAACGCCCGGGTGCTCGCCCGCACCTGCTTCATCCGCGAGTCGCTGAAGTACCCGGACGAGTACCGGGTCCACCACGCGCTCCGGGCCGCCGCGAGCGTGTACCCGCAGTGGGACCACGCCTTCGCCGACCGGCTCGTCGGCGAGTTCGGGCTGCCGCTCACCCGGATCTGCAAGAAGCTCTCCCGCGGCCAGCGGTCCGCGGTCGGGGTGATCATCGGACTGGCCTCGCGGGCCCCGCTGACCTTCTTCGACGAGCCCTACCTGGGTCTCGACGCCGTCGCCCGGCAGATGTTCTACGACCACCTGCTCGCCGACTTCGCCGAGCACCCGCGCACCGTCGTGCTCTCGACCCACCTGATCGACGAGGTCTCCGACCTGATCGAGCACGTCGTCCTGATCGACCGGGGCCGTGTGCTCATCGACGAGGAGGCCGAGAGGCTGCGCGGCCGGGCGGTCACCGTCTCCGGCCCGGCCGAGTCGGTGGAGCGGTTCGCCCGCGGCCACACCGAGCTCCACCGCGAGCAGCTCGGCGGGTTCCTGCGACTCACCCTCGCCGGGGTCGACGCCGACCCCGGTGGCACGGCCGGATCGGGGCTGCGGTTCGAGCCGGTCTCGCTGCAGCAGCTCGTCGTCCGTACGACCCAGCACAGCGCGGCGCCGGACGCCGGCGTCGCCGAGGAGGTCCTGTCATGA
- a CDS encoding ArsR/SmtB family transcription factor: MEAFDVLGDPVRRRILELLAGGERTAGRVTDVVRAEFGISQPAVSRHLRVLRDNGFATVRAAGTRRLYSVDPSGPAAAERWLAGLRGFWAQRLDALDTELARGSRETP, from the coding sequence ATGGAGGCGTTCGATGTCCTGGGCGACCCCGTCCGGCGGCGCATCCTGGAGCTCCTCGCCGGTGGCGAGCGCACGGCCGGACGGGTGACCGATGTCGTCCGCGCCGAGTTCGGGATCTCGCAGCCGGCGGTCTCCCGGCACCTGCGGGTGCTGCGGGACAACGGGTTCGCCACCGTCCGCGCGGCGGGGACCCGGCGGCTCTACAGCGTCGACCCGTCCGGGCCGGCCGCGGCCGAGCGGTGGCTGGCCGGGCTGCGCGGCTTCTGGGCGCAGCGGCTCGACGCGCTCGACACCGAACTGGCCCGTGGATCGAGGGAGACACCGTGA